In the genome of Meles meles chromosome 16, mMelMel3.1 paternal haplotype, whole genome shotgun sequence, one region contains:
- the CRIPT gene encoding cysteine-rich PDZ-binding protein, protein MVCEKCEKKLGTVITPDTWKDGARNTTESGGRKLNENKALTSKKARFDPYGKNKFSTCRICKSSVHQPGSHYCQGCAYKKGICAMCGKKVLDTKNYKQTSV, encoded by the exons GTGAAAAGAAACTTGGTACTGTTATCACtccagacacatggaaagatggtGCAAGGAATACCACAG AAAGTGGTGGAAGAAAGCTGAATGAAAATAAAGCTTTGACTTCAAAAAAAGCAAG atTCGATCCATATGGAAAGAATAAGTTCTCCACTTGCAGGATTTGTAAAAGTTCTGTGCATCAACCGGGTTCTCATTATTGCCAGGGCTGTGCCTACAAAAAGG gcatCTGCGCAATGTGTGGAAAAAAGGTTTTGGATACCAAAAACTACAAGCAAACATCTGTGTAG
- the LOC123926544 gene encoding LOW QUALITY PROTEIN: high mobility group protein B3-like (The sequence of the model RefSeq protein was modified relative to this genomic sequence to represent the inferred CDS: deleted 2 bases in 1 codon): MGKLCPLPINTASGGLEEDCLALSERPADSQAAALVLDSGRAASPRHQLLARMEQAHSANPAGFTFASLGGFALPRLANNTVLYRLLEVILRTEGQDVCYTFFVQACREPETKNPEVPVNFAEFSKMCSKRSKTMSGKEKSKFDDMAKADKVHYDQEMKDYGPAKGSKEEEPNTPKRPLSGFFLFCSEFHPKIKSINPGISNGDVAKKLGEMWNNLRDTEKQPYNSKAAKLKYEKDVADCKSKGKLDGAKDPNTQQVARKEVEEEDEEDKEDQEEDGGREEKEGDEEEDE, from the exons ATGGGCAAACTGTGCCCTTTACCCATAAACACTGCATCCGGAGGCCTGGAGGAGGACTGTCTGGCACTATCAGAGAGGCCAGCTGACTCGCAGGCAGCAGCCTTGGTGCTGGATTCAGGAAGAGCTGCTAGTCCGAGGCACCAACTCCTTGCACGGATGGAGCAAGCACACTCGGCCAACCCCGCTGGCTTCACTTTCGCCTCCCTTGGCGGCTTT GCGCTACCCAGACTAGCGAACAATACAGTTCTATATAGACTGCTAGAGGTGATCCTAAGAACCGAAGGGCAAGATGTCTGCTATACCTTCTTTGTGCAGGCATGCAGAGAACCCGAGACGAAAAACCCAGAGGTCCCTGTCAATTTTGCAGAATTTTCCAAGATGTGCTCTAAAAGGTCGAAGACAATGTCTGGGAAAGAGAAGTCTAAATTTGATGACATGGCAAAGGCAGATAAAGTGCATTATGATCAGGAAATGAAGGATTATGGACCAGCTAAGGGCAGCAAGGAGGAGGAACCTAATACTCCCAAAAGGCCACTATCTGGATTCTTCCTGTTCTGTTCAGAATTCCACCCCAAGATCAAATCTATAAACCCTGGTATCTCTAATGGAGATGTGGCAAAGAAGCTGGGTGAGATGTGGAATAACTTAAGGGACACTGAAAAGCAACCTTACAACAGTAAGGCAGCGAAGCTTAAGTACGAGAAGGATGTCGCTGACTGTAAGTCTAAAGGAAAGCTTGATGGTGCAAAGGATCCCAACACCCAACAAGTTGCCCGGAaggaagtggaagaggaagatgaagaagacaaGGAAGATCAAGAg gaagatggaggaagggaggagaaggagggagatgaggaggaggatgaaTAA